The Exiguobacterium acetylicum genome includes a window with the following:
- a CDS encoding NADP-dependent oxidoreductase, whose translation MKAAYIEQYGGSEQFKVGELDKPVIGPDDVLIEVYAASVNPVDWKLREGYLREMLSYEMPLVIGWDVAGVIQEVGANVSDLQVGDAVFSRPEIARQGTYAEYVAVDAHLVVKKPESLSFAEAASLPLVSHTAWQVMFEVMDAKPGDRIFIGAGSGGVGTVAIQLAKANGLYVITSTSTKNVDWVKALGADEVIDYKQENPADRVQDVDFVFDTMGGDKQGELYQMLKPNGMLVSISTPPDEDKAKEHNARSAYVFMQPTGERLQHIAKAVERGELQPVVDRIFDLDHIKEAHDYGEEGHAKGKIVIRVKGE comes from the coding sequence ATGAAGGCAGCTTACATTGAACAGTATGGTGGATCGGAACAATTTAAGGTTGGAGAACTGGATAAGCCCGTCATTGGACCAGACGATGTCTTGATTGAAGTCTATGCCGCAAGTGTCAACCCAGTCGACTGGAAGTTACGCGAAGGATACTTGCGTGAGATGTTGAGCTATGAGATGCCGCTTGTCATCGGCTGGGACGTTGCTGGTGTGATTCAAGAAGTCGGAGCGAACGTCTCGGATCTTCAAGTCGGAGATGCGGTCTTCAGTCGTCCGGAAATTGCCCGTCAAGGAACGTATGCAGAGTACGTTGCAGTCGATGCACATCTTGTCGTGAAAAAACCAGAATCACTCAGTTTTGCTGAAGCGGCTTCTCTTCCGCTGGTCTCGCATACCGCATGGCAGGTCATGTTCGAAGTGATGGATGCGAAACCAGGTGACCGGATTTTCATTGGTGCCGGATCAGGGGGCGTCGGAACGGTTGCGATTCAACTCGCGAAAGCGAATGGCTTATACGTCATTACATCGACAAGTACGAAAAACGTTGACTGGGTGAAAGCGCTTGGAGCAGACGAAGTCATCGATTACAAACAAGAAAATCCAGCTGATCGTGTCCAGGACGTCGATTTTGTGTTTGATACGATGGGCGGCGATAAACAAGGTGAGTTGTATCAAATGCTAAAGCCGAACGGGATGCTCGTCTCGATCTCAACACCACCTGATGAAGACAAAGCGAAAGAGCACAATGCACGTTCTGCGTATGTCTTCATGCAACCGACCGGTGAGCGTTTGCAGCATATCGCAAAAGCAGTCGAGCGTGGCGAGTTACAGCCTGTCGTTGATCGGATCTTTGATCTCGATCACATCAAGGAAGCCCACGATTATGGTGAAGAAGGGCATGCTAAAGGAAAAATCGTCATCCGAGTCAAAGGAGAATGA